The Streptomyces rubrogriseus genomic sequence CCTGACGCACCCCGAGTTCGGCTCGGTGAAGGTGGGCGTCACGACTTACGGATCACGCCGAATGCGAGACCTCTGGCGCCGTCAGGGATGGGTTCCGTACAAGGAGCTCCACCTCGTCTCCAAGCCTCTCGCCGAGACCGTTGAGCAGAACGTCCTGCTGCAACTCCGACACCGCTTCAACATCCCCGCACACCTCACGCATGACCTCATGCCCGAAGGGTGGACCGAGACCGTGAGCGCTCGACTCATGAGCCCGGACGCCGTCTGGGAGCTGGTCTGCCTGGAGGCGGGCGTACTCCAGATGAGCCCTTCCGTGGGCGCCTTCAAGCCCACTTCGCACCGACCGCCCAGCTCCTACCGACGCACCAAGGGCGATACACCCAAGTACCACCCGATCGCCCGGCTGCTGGCCAGCCAGGAGCGCCGGATCCTTCCGAAGACCGCCAAGAGCACTCGCCCGAACGCCAACTAACCCACCTCCTGGAGAAGATCGAAATGAACGTCACCCTTCGTCGTATCGCCGTGTCGGGCAGTGCCGCGGTTGCCGTCCTCGGCGGTGCCGCCACCATCACCCTGGCTGCCCCCTCGCCGGCTTCCGCTGCCGTCTCCGAGCACGTCGTCGAGCGGGCCGTCACCGCCCCCGTCACGATGCCCGACGGGCGCACGATCCGGATCACTGGCATGGGCGGCTACGGCCACCACGCCACCGACAAGCACATCGCCGTCGTCGCCGGATTCAAGACCGACACCCAGCCGGGTGGCCTCGACGGAATCACCAACGGACTCACCCCCGACAACTCCGGCACGGGCGCCCAGCTGCAGAACCCGCAGCAGGTCCCGGCCGGCTATCCGCAGAACATCCAGACCCAGGCATCCGGCGGCACGATCGGCGTCACGGTGGCTGTCGGCGTAGGCCTTCTGATCGGCGTGATCGTCATGCTCAAGCGGGGCTCGATGAAGTTCATCCAGGCCGCCGCGTGCATCGCCCTCGGCGTGTACCTCGCCCCCACGTTCGTCGGCCCGCTCGTGCAGCAGCTCGGCGGATCCGTCGGCGTCGGCCTCGGCAACGTCTGGTCCGGCTTCTAGGCCACACCCCTCCTGCGGGGCCCGCACGGGCCCCGCCCCCCGACTCTGGAAGGACACGGCCTGTGGCCACCGAGACCGAACCCGTCGAGCAGCAGATCCCGCCCATGCCCACCGACCCGCCCACCATCCCGCGCAAGCAGCGGATCGACACCGTGAAGCTGCAGGCCAAGGCCGCCTACGGCGAGCAGAAGCAGAACGTTCGGCAGCGCCTCGCCGCCTGGTTCGCCACCGCTGACATCGACGACCAGAAGCTCGCCGAGCAGGTCGTCGACAACAAGCGCCGCCAGGCCCAGCGACAGGACGACGAACTCCTGCGCCAGGTCGGCCGCGTCAACAGCCGACTCGCCCAAGCGCGCATAGACGCCGCCCGTCGCGGAGAGGAGACCAGCCCCCAGGTCGAGCGGATCAAGGGCGAGCTGGCCGCGCTGCAGGCCCGCGTCGAGACACGAGCCGCCGAAGGCCCCGCGGTCGCGGTGATGCCGCCCACCAACAAGGAACTGGA encodes the following:
- a CDS encoding GIY-YIG nuclease family protein, whose translation is MNASKIGVTYVLTHPEFGSVKVGVTTYGSRRMRDLWRRQGWVPYKELHLVSKPLAETVEQNVLLQLRHRFNIPAHLTHDLMPEGWTETVSARLMSPDAVWELVCLEAGVLQMSPSVGAFKPTSHRPPSSYRRTKGDTPKYHPIARLLASQERRILPKTAKSTRPNAN